In a genomic window of Pseudoliparis swirei isolate HS2019 ecotype Mariana Trench chromosome 20, NWPU_hadal_v1, whole genome shotgun sequence:
- the LOC130210747 gene encoding T-cell surface glycoprotein CD3 delta chain-like, translated as MAPFLFPPRPRSETSRRRAGAVTSVLPACWLLLWTLTAPVGCIPGSEIEVSEIEGSEIEVTETPDGIKLSCTDKYQLQGGDGRSVDSLDYRDENTGEYRCVRRDGGEEPEGAKIYVKFRTCDNCIELDLASITGIVVGDVVATLLIGVTVYLIAAQSRSAAVTALKKSSDRQHLVLNETTQAPNDHYQTLLGRQRDTYDVLNRQARAQVEP; from the exons ATGGCGcccttcctgtttcctcctcgtcctcgatCTGAAACATCTCGGAGGCGTGCCGGCGCCGTCACATCGGTGCTGCCGGCCTGTTGGCTGCTGCTCTGGACGCTGACCG CGCCGGTCGGTTGTATTCCCG GCTCCGAGATTGAAGTCTCCGAGATTGAAGGCTCCGAGATTGAAGTCACGGAGACGCCCGACGGGATCAAGCTGAGCTGCACCGACAAATATCAGCTCCAAGGAGGCGATGGTAGAAGTGTTGACTCCCTGGACTACAGAGACGAGAACACGGGCGagtacaggtgtgtgaggcgggacgggggggaggagcctgaaggaGCAAAGATCTACGTCAAGTTCCGAA CCTGTGACAACTGCATCGAGCTGGACTTGGCGTCCATCACAGGAATCGTGGTAGGAGACGTCGTGGCGACGCTGCTGATCGGCGTGACCGTTTACCTCATCGCCGCTCAGAGCCGGAGCGCTGCGGTCACCGCCCTCAAGAAAA GCTCTGACAGACAGCATCTCGTCCTCAATGAAACGACCCAAGCCCCCAACGACCACTACCAG aCTCTGCTTGGCCGTCAGAGGGACACGTATGATGTGCTGAacaggcaggcacgtgcacaggtagagccctag
- the LOC130211059 gene encoding T-cell surface glycoprotein CD3 epsilon chain-like isoform X2, giving the protein MNSTGVRAALLLLLLLLLLLVTAAATAAEGGVTFWQKDFTMVCPQTGMWFRKLEKGPNYSQSYTLQYGGYTRGVYHCKYFEHDKEITYYFYVKGKVCDNCYELDAVVVGWTIVGDVVATACVMAFIYRCTKKKSSAGLTHASKAARPGGRPPPPRSPDYELSPHTRSQDPYSAVNRTG; this is encoded by the exons ATGAACAGCACGGGCGTCCGGgcggcgctcctcctcctcctcctcctcctcctcctcctggtcacagCTGCCGCCACGGCCGCTGAAG GAGGAGTAACGTTCTGGCAGAAAGACTTCACGATGGTCTGTCCTCAAACCGGGATGTGGTTCAGGAAACTAGAAAAAGGACCCAATTACTCCCAATCCTACACACTCCAGTACGGTGGATACACCAGAGGCGTTTACCACTGCAAATACTTTGAGCACGATAAAGAAATAACGTATTATTTCTACGTCAAAGGAAAGG tgtGTGACAACTGTTACGAGCTGGACGCCGTCGTGGTTGGCTGGACCATCGTTGGGGACGTGGTGGCGACGGCGTGTGTGATGGCGTTCATCTACCGCTGCACCAAGAAGAAGAGCTCAGCCGGACTTACTCATGCCTCCAAAG CTGCTCGCCCAGGAggccggccgccgccgccccgctCGCCTGACTATGAA CTGAGCCCTCACACTCGCTCCCAGGATCCGTACTCTGCGGTGAACAGGACGGGGTAG
- the LOC130211059 gene encoding T-cell surface glycoprotein CD3 epsilon chain-like isoform X1 has protein sequence MNSTGVRAALLLLLLLLLLLVTAAATAAEGGVTFWQKDFTMVCPQTGMWFRKLEKGPNYSQSYTLQYGGYTRGVYHCKYFEHDKEITYYFYVKGKVCDNCYELDAVVVGWTIVGDVVATACVMAFIYRCTKKKSSAGLTHASKAARPGGRPPPPRSPDYEQLSPHTRSQDPYSAVNRTG, from the exons ATGAACAGCACGGGCGTCCGGgcggcgctcctcctcctcctcctcctcctcctcctcctggtcacagCTGCCGCCACGGCCGCTGAAG GAGGAGTAACGTTCTGGCAGAAAGACTTCACGATGGTCTGTCCTCAAACCGGGATGTGGTTCAGGAAACTAGAAAAAGGACCCAATTACTCCCAATCCTACACACTCCAGTACGGTGGATACACCAGAGGCGTTTACCACTGCAAATACTTTGAGCACGATAAAGAAATAACGTATTATTTCTACGTCAAAGGAAAGG tgtGTGACAACTGTTACGAGCTGGACGCCGTCGTGGTTGGCTGGACCATCGTTGGGGACGTGGTGGCGACGGCGTGTGTGATGGCGTTCATCTACCGCTGCACCAAGAAGAAGAGCTCAGCCGGACTTACTCATGCCTCCAAAG CTGCTCGCCCAGGAggccggccgccgccgccccgctCGCCTGACTATGAA CAGCTGAGCCCTCACACTCGCTCCCAGGATCCGTACTCTGCGGTGAACAGGACGGGGTAG